In Geotalea uraniireducens, one genomic interval encodes:
- a CDS encoding PAS domain-containing sensor histidine kinase, translating into MKQFPLFRKILLAMLVLSLVPLLVSSLILALNLRGVRGELVERSNAAADLRASESLRLQAEQVADSISAFLGQCEADLLLCAALPRTPAVLTAFYDSRRGEVWHRAGSAAAPREVRELLPCYSALAIVDRNGRETFAIREGRVVAPAELRNVATPAGTEYRREEYFKKTRRLARGEIYVSHLTGYHLSRNEQLAGAPDPESAYGGQEYRGVIRFATPLFDRRGTFAGIVVLSLDHRQLMEFTQHINPGQNRATVFPSYKSGNYAFLFDDEGWIITHPKYWDIRGVDRAGRLVPPYTSHSSPDDISAGRIPFNLDDAGFIHPNYPRVAELVREGKSGFVDITNVGGAKKIMAFAPIRYHTGDYRRYGIFGGVTIGFQVDQFHESARTGAGLINRQLRDHLRLSAVIVAATSLLVAICAWFLSRGITRPLAQLTDGVRRLAAGDTGSRVEISGRDEVGELAISFNRMAEELEQRKNSLLRTLDELELSRRSILDERNFKESILESISSAIMTVSPNGQLTSVNGTGRAILGEGATPGVDCRQLFAPWGALARRLDEVLTERRGYGRTPLTVERYDQLRHFEIGFFPIGSGGSGGTTVTMRDETERERFREEMARLDRLASLGKLAAGIAHEVRNPLTGVALLLDDLHDSPGLDPENQAMMSKALQELERVERLVAALLNYSSPPKACFRTGDLNRVIQDTLLLLRREGERQRVTMTFTAGELPPFRFDVEKIKQALLNLVKNALEAVPNGGNVEICTATAGTAVTVTIADNGPGIAEADLPLIFEPFFTCKGTGTGLGLSITQQVVEEHHGRVTVASSRETGTVFTISLPAEA; encoded by the coding sequence ATGAAACAGTTCCCGCTGTTCCGTAAGATTCTCCTCGCCATGCTGGTCCTCTCGCTGGTGCCGCTCTTGGTCTCTTCGCTGATCCTGGCGCTCAACCTGCGCGGCGTGCGGGGCGAACTGGTCGAGCGGAGCAACGCTGCGGCCGACCTGCGAGCGTCGGAAAGCCTGCGTCTCCAGGCAGAGCAGGTGGCCGACTCGATCAGCGCCTTCCTCGGCCAATGCGAGGCCGACCTGTTGCTCTGTGCCGCACTCCCCCGCACCCCCGCCGTATTGACCGCCTTCTACGACAGCCGCCGCGGCGAGGTCTGGCACCGTGCCGGCAGCGCCGCCGCCCCCCGGGAGGTTCGGGAACTGCTCCCCTGCTACAGCGCCTTGGCCATCGTCGACCGAAACGGCCGGGAGACCTTTGCGATTCGGGAAGGAAGGGTCGTCGCGCCGGCGGAATTGCGCAACGTCGCCACCCCGGCCGGCACCGAATATCGGCGCGAGGAGTACTTCAAGAAAACCCGCCGGCTGGCCCGCGGGGAAATCTACGTTTCCCACCTTACCGGCTATCACCTGAGTCGAAACGAGCAGCTGGCCGGCGCCCCCGACCCGGAATCGGCCTACGGCGGCCAGGAATACCGGGGAGTGATCCGTTTTGCCACCCCGCTCTTCGACCGGCGCGGCACGTTTGCCGGTATCGTCGTGCTCTCCCTCGACCACCGGCAGCTGATGGAATTCACCCAGCACATCAATCCGGGGCAGAACCGGGCCACCGTCTTCCCTTCTTACAAGAGCGGCAACTACGCCTTCCTGTTCGACGACGAAGGCTGGATCATCACCCATCCGAAATACTGGGACATCCGGGGGGTCGACCGGGCCGGACGGTTGGTTCCCCCCTACACCAGCCATTCGTCGCCCGACGACATCTCCGCCGGACGAATCCCCTTCAATCTGGATGATGCCGGGTTCATTCACCCGAACTACCCGCGGGTGGCCGAACTGGTCCGGGAGGGCAAATCGGGTTTTGTCGACATCACCAATGTCGGCGGGGCGAAAAAAATCATGGCGTTCGCGCCGATCCGCTACCATACCGGCGACTATCGCCGGTATGGCATCTTCGGCGGCGTGACCATCGGCTTCCAGGTCGACCAGTTCCACGAATCGGCCCGGACCGGCGCCGGGCTGATCAACCGGCAGCTGCGGGACCACTTGCGGCTCTCGGCGGTGATCGTTGCCGCCACCTCGCTGCTGGTGGCAATCTGCGCCTGGTTTCTCTCCCGGGGGATCACCCGTCCCCTCGCCCAGTTGACCGACGGCGTCCGGCGTCTGGCTGCCGGCGATACCGGCAGCCGGGTCGAAATCAGCGGTCGGGATGAAGTCGGCGAGCTTGCCATATCGTTCAACCGAATGGCGGAAGAGCTGGAACAACGCAAGAACAGCCTGCTCAGGACCCTCGACGAGTTGGAGCTCTCCCGCCGCTCGATCCTCGACGAACGCAACTTCAAGGAAAGCATCCTCGAAAGCATCTCCAGCGCCATCATGACCGTCTCGCCGAATGGTCAGCTCACCTCGGTCAACGGCACAGGCCGGGCCATTCTCGGCGAGGGGGCGACCCCCGGCGTCGACTGCCGGCAGCTTTTCGCCCCGTGGGGCGCCCTGGCGAGGAGACTCGACGAGGTGCTGACGGAACGGCGGGGATACGGCCGGACGCCGCTGACGGTGGAACGGTACGACCAGCTGCGCCACTTCGAAATCGGCTTCTTCCCGATCGGGAGCGGCGGGAGCGGCGGAACCACCGTCACCATGCGCGACGAGACGGAAAGGGAGCGGTTCCGCGAAGAGATGGCCCGGCTCGACCGGCTCGCCTCCCTCGGTAAACTGGCCGCCGGAATCGCCCATGAGGTGCGGAATCCCCTCACCGGCGTCGCGCTGCTCCTCGACGACCTCCACGACAGCCCGGGACTCGACCCGGAAAACCAGGCCATGATGAGTAAGGCGCTTCAGGAACTCGAACGGGTCGAACGGCTGGTTGCCGCCCTGCTCAATTACTCATCCCCTCCCAAGGCCTGTTTCCGGACCGGCGATCTCAACCGGGTGATCCAGGACACGCTGCTTCTGCTGCGCCGGGAAGGGGAGCGGCAACGGGTGACGATGACTTTCACGGCGGGCGAACTGCCGCCATTCCGCTTCGACGTGGAGAAGATCAAGCAGGCGCTGCTGAACCTGGTGAAGAATGCCCTGGAAGCGGTACCGAACGGCGGCAACGTCGAAATTTGCACCGCCACCGCCGGCACGGCGGTTACCGTTACTATTGCCGACAACGGTCCCGGCATCGCCGAGGCGGACCTGCCGCTGATTTTCGAGCCGTTCTTCACCTGCAAGGGGACCGGCACCGGCCTGGGGCTCTCCATCACCCAGCAGGTAGTCGAAGAGCATCACGGCCGGGTCACCGTCGCAAGCAGCCGGGAAACGGGGACCGTTTTCACCATCAGCCTGCCGGCCGAGGCCTGA
- a CDS encoding L-lactate MFS transporter gives MTESTKNRGWQVALAGTGINLALGVLYAWSIFKGAIKTSIAKGGPGAFNWDLSSVNDPYAVCCLVFAFAMILAGKCQDKIGPARTALIGGVLVGAGFVIISQSTSYAAWVLGFGVLAGAGFGFGYSAATPPALKWFPSSKTGLIAGIVVAGFGLAPVYIAPLSTYLLGTVGIGTAMLILATAFAVVVCGLSFLLVNPPAGYVPAETAAAATTAKAAPAKPAVNATASEMLRSGKFYILWITYFIGAGAGLMVIGSVAGIAKKSMGAMAFLAVAIMALGNAGGRVVAGILSDKIGRTATLMIMFIFQACLMFAAIGIVGAGEPNAVLVVLLATFIGFNYGANLSLFPSFSKDYWGLKNYGLNYGILFTAWGVGGFVMGRASEMLNNQTGSFRASFLLAGGMLIAGAVMTLALRPARKSAPATEVTGEAAPQGLFLASFIRGWADLLGFTPTTSRSAGR, from the coding sequence ATGACGGAATCGACCAAGAACAGAGGGTGGCAAGTCGCCCTTGCCGGTACCGGGATCAACCTGGCACTCGGCGTCCTCTACGCCTGGAGCATCTTCAAGGGGGCCATCAAGACCTCCATTGCCAAGGGTGGGCCCGGCGCATTCAACTGGGATCTCTCGTCGGTTAACGACCCCTATGCCGTCTGCTGCCTGGTTTTTGCCTTCGCAATGATCCTGGCCGGCAAATGCCAGGACAAGATCGGTCCGGCCCGCACCGCCCTGATCGGCGGCGTCCTCGTCGGTGCCGGCTTCGTCATCATTTCCCAGAGCACCAGCTATGCCGCCTGGGTACTCGGCTTCGGCGTCCTCGCCGGCGCCGGCTTCGGCTTCGGTTATTCGGCAGCCACCCCACCGGCCCTCAAGTGGTTCCCCTCCTCCAAAACCGGACTCATTGCCGGGATCGTCGTGGCCGGGTTCGGGCTCGCCCCGGTCTACATCGCGCCGCTCTCCACCTACCTGCTCGGGACCGTCGGGATCGGCACGGCAATGCTGATCCTGGCCACGGCCTTCGCGGTGGTGGTCTGCGGCCTGTCGTTCCTGCTCGTCAACCCGCCTGCCGGCTACGTTCCCGCCGAGACGGCGGCAGCCGCTACGACCGCCAAAGCCGCTCCGGCCAAGCCGGCGGTCAACGCCACGGCCAGCGAGATGCTCCGTTCGGGCAAATTCTACATCCTCTGGATCACCTACTTCATCGGCGCCGGCGCCGGGCTGATGGTGATCGGCAGCGTTGCCGGGATCGCCAAGAAAAGCATGGGAGCAATGGCCTTCCTGGCCGTGGCGATCATGGCCCTCGGCAACGCCGGCGGCCGGGTAGTGGCCGGAATCCTCTCCGACAAGATCGGCCGGACGGCCACCCTGATGATCATGTTCATCTTCCAGGCCTGCCTGATGTTCGCCGCCATTGGCATTGTCGGCGCCGGCGAACCAAACGCCGTCCTGGTGGTCCTCCTGGCGACCTTCATCGGCTTCAACTACGGCGCCAACCTCTCCCTCTTCCCATCCTTCAGCAAGGATTACTGGGGGCTCAAGAACTACGGGCTCAATTACGGCATCCTCTTCACCGCCTGGGGCGTCGGTGGCTTCGTCATGGGCCGCGCCTCCGAAATGCTCAACAACCAGACCGGCAGTTTCCGGGCCTCGTTCCTCCTGGCCGGCGGCATGCTGATCGCCGGTGCGGTGATGACCCTGGCGCTCCGCCCGGCCCGCAAGTCGGCACCGGCCACCGAAGTTACCGGCGAAGCCGCCCCTCAGGGTCTCTTCCTGGCCAGCTTCATCCGCGGCTGGGCCGATCTGCTCGGCTTTACCCCCACCACCTCCCGGAGCGCCGGTCGCTAA
- a CDS encoding MFS transporter produces the protein MSEKSRWLTLLCLAQLFIMLVFINYSAVLPLLKAEWGMNNTMAGSIFSVYQLGYIASGVILSALTDRLNTKHIFLIAALWSGTANLLFALFAHDYLSALVLRALTGIGMGGTYMPGLKLVAEKFAPEERGRAVGIYVGALVLGASLSLAVTGAVATVAGWRQAIIVCSFGVYVGAAIAWPVFRGYRPPQHHRSDQSFQKEIVHNKPALLMILGYGCHMWEMYGMRSWLAPFFTASLVSHGVARGIATGWAATAAAGIIGVGAFATAITGTVSDRLGRTRTIAFVMLGSALLSFTFGWLVNLPPLLAVAVGLAYGYLIVAESPVFSTGLTELVAPGYLGAAMGLQSLVGYSLGMISPTVFGWALDLCRGWEPLPGISGEWGIAFATAGLGALMGPVFMLLLRRCPESGRMAGGRQ, from the coding sequence ATGTCCGAGAAATCCCGCTGGCTCACACTTCTCTGCCTGGCGCAGCTCTTCATCATGCTGGTGTTCATCAACTATTCGGCCGTCCTGCCGCTCTTGAAGGCCGAATGGGGGATGAACAACACCATGGCCGGCTCGATCTTTTCCGTCTACCAGCTCGGCTACATCGCCTCCGGGGTGATTCTCTCCGCCCTGACCGACCGCCTCAACACCAAGCATATCTTCCTCATCGCCGCCCTCTGGTCCGGCACCGCCAATCTTCTCTTCGCCCTGTTCGCCCACGACTACCTGTCGGCACTGGTGCTGCGTGCCCTGACCGGCATCGGCATGGGGGGGACCTACATGCCGGGATTGAAGCTGGTGGCGGAAAAATTCGCCCCGGAAGAGCGGGGCCGCGCCGTCGGCATCTACGTCGGAGCGCTGGTGCTCGGCGCCTCGCTGTCGCTGGCCGTCACCGGCGCCGTGGCGACGGTGGCCGGTTGGCGTCAGGCGATCATCGTATGCTCCTTCGGCGTCTACGTCGGAGCTGCCATTGCCTGGCCGGTTTTCCGCGGCTATCGGCCGCCGCAGCACCACCGCTCGGACCAGAGCTTCCAGAAGGAGATCGTCCACAACAAACCGGCGCTGTTGATGATCCTCGGCTACGGCTGTCACATGTGGGAGATGTACGGGATGCGCAGCTGGCTGGCCCCCTTTTTCACCGCCTCCCTGGTCAGTCACGGCGTGGCCCGGGGGATCGCCACCGGCTGGGCTGCCACCGCCGCCGCCGGCATCATCGGTGTCGGTGCCTTCGCCACCGCCATTACCGGCACCGTTTCCGACCGGCTCGGCAGGACCCGGACCATCGCCTTCGTCATGCTCGGCAGTGCCCTCCTCTCCTTCACCTTCGGCTGGCTGGTCAACCTGCCGCCGCTGCTGGCAGTAGCGGTCGGCCTCGCCTACGGCTATCTGATCGTCGCCGAATCGCCGGTCTTTTCTACCGGGCTGACCGAACTGGTTGCCCCGGGCTACCTGGGAGCGGCAATGGGCCTCCAGTCATTGGTCGGCTACTCCCTCGGCATGATCTCGCCGACGGTCTTCGGCTGGGCACTTGACCTCTGCCGTGGCTGGGAGCCACTGCCCGGGATTTCCGGCGAATGGGGGATCGCTTTTGCCACCGCCGGACTGGGCGCCCTGATGGGGCCGGTGTTCATGCTACTGCTCCGTCGCTGCCCGGAAAGCGGCCGGATGGCCGGGGGACGCCAATGA